Genomic segment of Prionailurus viverrinus isolate Anna chromosome B4, UM_Priviv_1.0, whole genome shotgun sequence:
ttgtcaaattggtttccatacaacacccagtgctcatcccaaaagttgccctcctcaatacccatcacccaccctcccgtccctcccaccccccatcaaccctcagtttgttctcagtttttaggagcctcttatgctttggctctctcccactctaacctctttttttttttccttcccctcccccatgggtctctgttaagtttctcaggatccacataagagtgaaaccatatggtatctgtctttctctgtatggcttatttcacttagcatcacactctccagttccatccatgttgctacaaagggccatatttcatcctttctcattgccatgtagtactccattgtgtatataaaccacaatttctttatccattcatcagttgatggacatttaggctctttccataatttggctattgttgagagtgctactgtaaacattggggtacaagtgcccctatgcatcagtactcctgtgtcccttgggtaaattcctagcagtgctattgctgggtcatagggtagatctatttttaattttttgaggaacctccacactgttttccagagtggctgcaccaatttgcattcccaccaagagtgcaagaaggttcccgtttctccacattctctccagcatctatagtctcctgatttgttcattttggccactctgactggcgtgaggtgatatctgagtgtggttttgatttgtatttccctgatgaggagcgacgttgagcatcttttcatgtgcctgttggccatctggatgtcttctttagagaagtgtctattcacgttttctgcccatttcttcactgggttatttgtttttcgggtgtggagtttggtgagctctttatagattttggatactagccctttgtccgatatgtcatttgcaaatatcttttcccattccgttggttgccttttagttttgttggttgtttcctttgctgtgcagaagctttttattttcataaggtcccagtagttcatttttgcttgtaattcccttgcctttggggatgtgtcaagtaagaaattgctacggctgaggtcagagaggtcttttcctgctttctcctctagggttttgatggtttcctgtctcacattcaggtcctttatccattttgagtttatttttgtgaatggtgtgagaaagtggtctagtttcaatcttctgcatgttgctgtccagttctcccagcaccatttgttaaagaggctgtcttttttccattggatgttctttcctgctttgtcaaagattagttggccatacgtttgtgggtctagttctggggtttctattctatgccattggtctatgtgtctgtttttgtgccaataccatgctgtcttgatgatgacagctttgtaggagaggctaaaatctgggattgtgatacctcctgctttggtcttcttcttcaaaattactttggctattcggggccttttgtggttccatatgaattttaggattgcttgttctagtttcgagaagaatgctggtgcaattttgattgggattgcattgaatgtgtagatagctttgggtagtattgacattttgacaatatttattcttccaatccatgagcatggaatgtttttccatttctttatatcttcttcaatttccttcataagctttctatagttttcagcatacagatcttgtacatctttggttagatttattcctaggtatcttatgcttcttggtgcaattgtgaatgggatcagtttcttatttgtctttctgttgcttcattattagtgtataagaatgcaactgatttctgtacattgattttgtatccagcaactttgctaaattcatgtaccagttctagcagacttctggtggagtctatcagattttccatgtataatatcatgtcatctgcaaaaagtgaaagcttgacttcatctttgccaattttgatgcctttgatttccttttgttgtttgagtgctgatgctagaacttccaacactgtgttaaacaacagtggtgagagtggacatccctgtcgtgttcctgatctcagggaaaaagctctcagtttttccccattgaggatgatgttagctgtgggcttttcataaatggcttttatgatgtttaagtatgttccttctatcctgactttctcgagggtttttgttaagaaagggtgctgaattttgtcaaaggccttttctgcatcgattgacaggatcatatggtttttatcttttcttttattaatgtgatgtatcacattgattgatttgcaaatgttgaaccagcatctattttttaatataaaatttattgtcaaattggtttccatacaacacccagtgctcatcccaacataaattttagaatcaactttttaaattaaaaaaaaagtattctggaTTTTTGACTGACATTACTctgaatatataaatcaatttgggAACAACTGGCATCTTTACAATAACCAGGCTACCAATTCATAAGCATGGTATATtgctctccatttatttaggtcttctttaatttttctcagtagGCTGctgttatatatttatgtttattaattaagTATATCCAAAGCGTACTttgttaatcttttaattttgtttctataatgATCATGTCTATTCTCCACTCCATATACtggtatacaatatatatttagatCAAATgcacattctgtatttttaaatgtgagacCTCAGGTGAGagagtttaagaaaaataaaataggcacaaTATACTGATATTCAATCTGACAATtgattaattattatttttacttttccttgcTGTATTGGTCACActtttccagaaaaatagaaagaacagaagagaatGGAATAGAAAGAGATATAcattgcttcttggccttttggctaagacaAGTGTAGGAAAAGAGATTTGTTATGAGGGATTGACTggcatgattatggaggctgagaaatcccatgattgctgtctgcaagctggagtCCCAGAAAAGCCAGTGGTGTAATTCCATCCAAACTCAAAAGCCTAAGAACCAGGGGAGTCAGTAGTATAAATTCCCATCTGAGTCTGAAGGCCCAAGAACAAGGAGCCCTAGTGTCTGAGGtcaggagaagatggatgttccGGCTCAGAGAATGCAAATTTTCCCTACCACTGCAGTTTTGTTCTATTTGGGCCCTCAACCGATTGTTGAAGGTTGGGCCTTCAACAATGCCCCGCATTGGTGAGGGTAATCTTTACTCAGTTCATTGATTCAAATTCATCTGGAAACATCCTCAAAGTCACATCCAGAAATAATCAATTTGGCCAGACACCCTGCTCTGCTCCAAATACACTTTATCTGTGTCAGCCCTGCTATCTTCTCAATATAGCCAAGATCTCTCTCAGATTATTTTTGCAAAGGGCTGCTAGATAGGAGACTATATATCAAACTCTTTTCCCCACCCTCCATTTTTGTGATAGCTTATTTGCTTTGAAGTCCAGacaaatacttgattttttttaaggacataGGGTGAGCTCACATttatcattttctaattttttttaaagtttttatttatttattttgagagggagtacaaatgggggatgggcagagagattcccaagcaggctctgcgttgtcagtatggagcctgatgtggggatccatctcatgaaccatgagatcacgacctgagctgaaatcaagagtcagaccctcaaccaaccgagccaccttgGCACCCCCAAATACTTGAatttaattgaaatgaaatttcCCCAAGTGCTCTATGCCCataaaaatctttcttctttagagataattttttttctatttcctgagCAGAATCACACAGCTTTTATTGTACCATGAGGCACACTTTTGTTGCTTCAGCATCCTCTGCAGAGCAGCCTTCACCTCCTGGTTCTTGAGGCTGTAGATGAGGGGGTTCAGCAAGGATGTGATCACACTGTACTGAATGGAGACCACGCGCTCCAACActgagcctgaggcagggctgatGTACCTGAATAGAGCCGTCCCATAGAACAAGAGCACCACGgtgaggtgggaggagcaggtggagaaggctttgGCTTGGCCCTCAGAGGAGCGGATGTTCAGAATGGCAGAAATGATTCTGGAGTAAGAGAAGAGGATCAGGGGAAGCGTCAGCAGCCCTAGAAATGCACAGGACACCGCAAGAAGAATCTCATTGACAATGGGATCGGTAcaggacagaggaaagagaggaggtaGCTCACAGCTGAAGTGGAGGATGATGTTGGACCCGCAGAAATACAACTTGTGGATGAAGAGACTATTCAGCAAGGAAATCAGAAATCCCACTGCCCACGCTATGCTCACAATCACAATACAGAGAGGTCTGTTTATGAGCATGGTGTAGACCAGAGGGTGGCAGATAGCagcatagcggtcataggccatggcaGAGAGCAGACAAGCTTCTGTTCCCCcagagagagtgaaaaagaaGCTCTGAGTGATGCATCCCCACATTGAGATGCTTTTATTCTGAGATAAGAAGTTCTGTAGCATCTTGGGCACAGTGACTGAGGAGAAACTGAGATCCAGGAAGGATAGGTGTccaaggaagaagtacatgggtgtgTGGAGGCGGGGTTCAACCCTGATCACCAGGATCACCACCAGATTCCCCACCAGGGTCAGGAGGTAAATCCCCAGGAACAGCACGAAGAGCATGGTCTGGATCTGGGGGTCACTGGATAATCCCAGGAGGACAAACTCAGTAATCATACTGACATTTTTCATGGTTGCTTAGAGATTCTGTCCCTCAAAAGGAATGAATGATTTTTCCACTTGATAAGACATTGATCTGAGTCTTTCTCAGCGAACAGGAGTTTTCTACTCGCAGACAATATATCTCCTTACCTATAGACCAAAACAGGAAACTCAGGATAAGGAAGTGTCTTCTCAGATACAATCTCTTCACTTGCCCTTCTTTTCTAACTACTAGCACTATCTTGTCATGATCTCTATACCTTCACCCtacatgactttttttaaataaaaataccacgCACATGTAAGTCAGGTACATCCTGGAatcaaaagaagggaaaagagccCCAGTGGCTAAGCCTAGAAAACCTTTTATGGTTAAGGGCTAGGAAGCCCATGCACAAGTGATTCCTTCTCAGAATAGTAAGGTCATAGACTCACAGTAACTAAGGTGGTGTCATAGTGGACTTTAAacccttcattttacaaataaggatggggcgcctgggtggctcagtgggttgggcatctgacttcggctcaggtcatgatcttgtggtttgtgagttccagccccgtgttgggctccctgctgacagcttggagcctagagcctgcttctgattctgtgtctcctcttctctacCCCaaccatgctcatgctctgtctctctctgtctctcaataataaataaacattaaaaaatttaaaaaaaaatgaggataatgcaTTGCCTAAGTTCTCATAGCAAAGTGATGTTGAGGTTGGGACTAAACCAGATGTTCCAACTCATCTGATATGCTAGTGCACCACACTTGTGGTTTTGAATTGATTATTAGAAGCTGAATTTTGTGTGGTTTTGGCATCACAAGGAACTTTGCTAGTAGGGAGTTcacttaaattgtattttaatattccttGGCTCTGATACTTAGCCAGTGGTATCTACAGTTCTGTGTCAGCTGCTATTGAAGTGGAAAGAGAACTAGTCTTAGAGTACAGTAGTAACCTTGAGTCTTAGTTCAAACATTCTAATGGTATCATTTGGTAAAAGTTACTCAGTTTCCTTAAGCCTTACCTTATTAATCTGTAAAATTGGgtaaattaaacaaatacttttataaacCAGAGGGCTCATAACATGCTGTGCAAAAATCAAATTTTTGTATGTATGAAGAAAGATTGACATAGaatattgaaaatagaaataatttctcTATTGGGCAGTAGGTTTAtgggcatttttttcttgtaaacagTTTCTCTAATGtcgtaaaattatttttccattgattacttccccccccccttttttttatataaagaaatgacTTGGAGACTTTCAGGAAACTCTCAGTCTAGCTTTGTTTTCTCcagagagaaaggcaaagggaaaatTGGATTGAAGTGAGAGAAAAGCCCCAGGGCAAAGGAACCTGAACTcctaaaaagaatattcttttgtgGTCTCTTCCCCAACACCATTGGGCATCTCAGTAGTTTGGTTCTATGTGGGTACATAAGACTGGTGCCCTTTTGAAATCCCTCATACCTAGGATTCCAGAACACTACCAGGGCTGTGTTTTCAAAGTGTGTTGAATGCAACCTTATATACTCTGCTGTAGTGCTTTAGGGACCACTCTAAAATGGTGAGGGAGTGAGGAGTCAGAGGAGTCTTTGGGCCCTCACATCCATCTCAATTGCCTCAGCTCTTCTTACATCTATTTGTCATACTTGATTTGGTGGTAGAATTTCATTGAAGCAAAGGGTTTCATTAATAAAAACTTTCTAAAACCCAGTGAACTGGGGATTCCATTGCCAAAAGGACTACGAATCTCTCTCTGTTcgtctttttcattttcaatgcCCCAGGAAATCTTCCTACTCTTCATCTGGCTTTGTGGCCAATAACACATTCCCATTTAAAACAAAagcctctggggcgcctgggtggcgcagtcggttaagcgtccgacttcagccaggtcaccatctcgcggtccctgagtttgagccccgcgtcaggctctgggctgatggctcagagcctggagcctgtttccgattctgtgtctccctctctctctctgcccctcccccgttcatgctctgtctctctct
This window contains:
- the LOC125169662 gene encoding olfactory receptor 8S1-like translates to MKNVSMITEFVLLGLSSDPQIQTMLFVLFLGIYLLTLVGNLVVILVIRVEPRLHTPMYFFLGHLSFLDLSFSSVTVPKMLQNFLSQNKSISMWGCITQSFFFTLSGGTEACLLSAMAYDRYAAICHPLVYTMLINRPLCIVIVSIAWAVGFLISLLNSLFIHKLYFCGSNIILHFSCELPPLFPLSCTDPIVNEILLAVSCAFLGLLTLPLILFSYSRIISAILNIRSSEGQAKAFSTCSSHLTVVLLFYGTALFRYISPASGSVLERVVSIQYSVITSLLNPLIYSLKNQEVKAALQRMLKQQKCASWYNKSCVILLRK